The following proteins are encoded in a genomic region of Canis lupus familiaris isolate Mischka breed German Shepherd chromosome 6, alternate assembly UU_Cfam_GSD_1.0, whole genome shotgun sequence:
- the LOC479932 gene encoding ubiquitin-conjugating enzyme E2 N-like isoform X1, with product MMGRDVNKTKVALLRRVLYKCRDQRPNLGSDKIAGLPHRIIKETQYLLAEPVPGIKAEPDESNARYECGHMNVVIAGPQDSPFEGGTFKLELFLPEEYLMAAPKVRFMTKIYYPNVDKWGRICLDILKDKWIRTVLLWIQALLSALNPDDPLANDVAEQWKTNKAHAIETARAWTRLYAMNNI from the coding sequence AGTACTCTACAAGTGTCGAGACCAGAGGCCAAACTTGGGATCTGACAAGATAGCCGGGCTGCCCCACAGGATTATCAAGGAAACCCAGTATTTGCTTGCAGAACCAGTTCCTGGCATTAAAGCAGAACCAGATGAGAGCAATGCCCGTTATGAATGTGGTCACATGAATGTGGTCATTGCTGGCCCCCAGGATTCCCCCTTTGAGGGAGGGACTTTTAAACTTGAACTATTCCTTCCAGAAGAATACCTGATGGCAGCCCCTAAAGTACGTTTCATGACCAAAATTTATTATCCTAATGTAGACAAGTGGGGAAGAAtatgtttagatattttgaaagataagtgGATCCGCACAGTTCTGCTATGGATCCAGGCTTTGTTAAGTGCTCTCAATCCAGATGATCCATTAGCAAATGATGTAGCAGAGCAGTGGAAGACCAACAAAGCCCACGCCATAGAAACAGCTAGAGCCTGGACCAGGCTATATGccatgaataatatttaa